One Streptomyces sp. ML-6 genomic region harbors:
- a CDS encoding alpha/beta fold hydrolase — protein sequence MSRPHTFTPPPCAHAHRLRTARGDFAVLDAPPSGAVRGTALLLPGYTGSKEDFVALLEPLSAAGYRTVAVDGRGQYESEGTDRQETYEQGELARDVLAQAAALEAGEGGVHLLGHSLGGQIARAAVLLDASPFRSLTLMSSGPAAVVEAQQLKVKMLSDALATLTMAQVWDAMRAFDPPEDAATDGEDLRRRWLRHRPAQLIATGRQLATEPDRVAELAAAGLPLHVLSGERDDVWPVPLLDEMAARLDARRTRIAGAEHSPNTDRPQETAAALVAFWDGL from the coding sequence ATGAGCCGGCCGCACACCTTCACCCCGCCCCCCTGCGCCCACGCCCACCGGTTGCGTACCGCGCGCGGCGACTTCGCCGTGCTGGACGCCCCGCCGTCCGGTGCCGTACGGGGCACCGCGCTCCTGCTGCCCGGCTACACGGGCAGCAAGGAGGACTTCGTCGCGCTTCTCGAACCGCTCTCGGCCGCCGGGTACCGCACCGTCGCCGTGGACGGCCGGGGCCAGTACGAGAGCGAGGGGACGGACCGTCAGGAGACGTACGAACAGGGCGAGTTGGCCCGCGACGTACTCGCACAGGCCGCCGCTCTCGAAGCCGGTGAGGGCGGGGTGCACCTGCTGGGGCACTCCCTCGGCGGGCAGATCGCCCGCGCCGCCGTGCTGCTCGACGCCTCGCCGTTCCGGTCGCTGACCCTCATGTCGTCGGGGCCCGCCGCGGTCGTCGAGGCCCAGCAGCTCAAGGTGAAGATGCTCAGCGACGCGCTCGCGACGCTGACCATGGCCCAGGTGTGGGACGCGATGCGCGCCTTCGACCCGCCCGAGGACGCGGCGACGGACGGCGAGGACCTGCGTCGGCGCTGGTTGCGCCACCGGCCCGCCCAGCTGATCGCCACCGGCCGCCAGCTGGCCACCGAGCCGGACCGGGTGGCCGAACTGGCCGCCGCGGGGCTGCCGCTGCACGTGCTCTCCGGCGAGCGCGACGACGTCTGGCCGGTGCCGCTGCTCGACGAGATGGCCGCCCGGCTGGACGCCCGGCGCACCCGGATCGCGGGCGCCGAGCACTCGCCCAACACGGACCGCCCGCAGGAGACGGCCGCCGCGCTCGTCGCGTTCTGGGACGGTCTGTAA